Part of the Drosophila santomea strain STO CAGO 1482 chromosome 2L, Prin_Dsan_1.1, whole genome shotgun sequence genome is shown below.
AGCCAACGCGTGTCTGGCTTGTGGTCATGGCGGTCACATAGATCACATGATGCAGTGGTTTGAGGTATGTATCTATCTGCATTTGACTCGTTTAGTTTCTcgtttcaattatttaaatttttgtatttttgacaaatcaaAAGATGTATGGATTTTTACGTAAATTTATTCTTATGCTTTCTTTTTGTATCATTTCTAGAAACACAAAGTTTGTGCTACCTGTGGATGCAAGTGCTTGGAGCGCACTTCAGAGCTGCTAGCCCTACTCAGCTGATTCAAATCTTTCAGCAATAATCTTATTAACTTTCTCTCGTCTGTGTGGATATCAAAATAGCTAGGTGTTTTTTAGTCATTAGGCAAAAGATTTTTGTACGATTTGCATACCATTGAGAAATATATGACCACTTACTAGCCAAGCTAAGGGTAAAAGCTTTATGAAACTATACACATGACCAAATTAATGTGGTTACGATCATTCAAGAAGAACTGTTTCTAGTTTTTTTCAAGTACATAcatttattcttttttattatcgACTTTTTGCTTTCTGTTTTATTAGCTTAAATTCTACGATTTACTTGtagtttttgcatttgcaatcataatcattttttattttgtccGTCATAATAAAGTTTGCTTTtgtattgaaaataattttttaataagtttCTACAGCTCCGCTTCTAGATTTTGtatgtgttttcttttgttcatAAAGCgtcataaatataaaaatgaatataaaagGAACGGAACTTAAAGTGCAGCACTGTTAAACTGcttgcaaaaattaaataataaaaaaatcaatattacAGTTTAGTAGGAAAATCTTTCTAAAGATAATACAATTTTGATATAGCGACATAAACATTAGATATACGGCCTTACTATAAACAAATCACgcacaaaacaaataaacaataaaatgaaagGCATAGATTGAATTTCAACTCTTTAAGGGATGAACTTAGCTGAGAGCTTTTTAGCAGACTAACTGCTTCCTGGACTTAACTACAAGCGTGTATTTATAAATGTGTTTGTGGTCATAGATTAACTATCTTGGATCGGATGGGTAATCTATCAAAACCAGCCACTGGCTAGGTTATAGTTCTCTTGATATCATTTCAGCTGATCGCGGTACGTTATGATAGCCTTCATCAGCAGACGCACATTGCTGAACTGCGAATTCTTGGGACTGTTTTTGATGAACTGTTGACAATTACGATACAGCTCGGTAAGCACTTTAGGTGCGTGCTCGCGGGTAATGGGATCTGCCATATTGATGGCCAACAGTGCCTCGTTGAGATATCTGGATATGGAAAGGTACACCATTAATGTTATCCCTTGAAAGCTTTTTTAACTTCTTTAGTTCTCTTTTAGCTCACCTCTGTTTAAGCTCATTATGATTGGTCATGTCAGCGGATATTTGCTGAATGAGCGACAGTAGAACCTTTTGTTCCAGTCTGCATCCCTCTGGTGCGAATGCCTGGTTGCTGTCCGTGTGCCGAAGAGTGAACTCTACTAAGCCCAAGTCGTTGGCTAGTAGAGCCTGATGGAAGGCCTTGTTGATTTGTCCAGCGAGCAAAAGCTGCTTAATGCTGTCCCTGAGGTCGTAAGGTGGTGCGGGTGTAGCAGCCTGCGAACGCATTGCCATGTTCTGGGCTTCCATGTGCTTACGTAGCTCTGCTCTGATCGTTTCCTGGACCTGACGCGCCAGCAATATCTCTAAGCTCTTCACTTCTCTTTGTGTCTCAAGCATGGCATCCGTGAGTTCAGTGCGGTGCTTATGCAGGCTGCTTTCGACCAACTGCTTTAGCATGGATAACTTGTTATTAATCTCCTCGGTATTGCCACCCCCGGCTTGGGGCTGTGGCATGTGCTGCAGGTAGGTGTTGAACTGGACCATAACTAGAATTCAAATGTGCAAGATTAAGAGGGAGCATTATGTATCTAACATGATTGTGATGATCGTATACTAACAGTCTTTTATGCCCACGCTGAAAGCGTCATGCAATTGCTTAAACATGTTCTGCGAGGACTTCTCATAAGCTGGAATCAAGGTGCTGCTCATGGATTCAATGAAGGCGGTTTGCAGGCTGGTTTGGACTCCAATCAGCACGGACTTGCCAAAAGTGTCCAGAAATTGCTACCGGAAATGAATTAAACTCTTAATAACAAGAATCTATAGATGGACTAAGAGAGTAGCATACCTTGCTCTTGCACACCTGGGCAATATTCTCCTTTACCGTTTTGTCAAACACACTCAACTTCTGCACAATCTCCACTTGCATCTGGGCTTGGAGCTGGTCCATTTTGGCATTCACGCGAGGAAGCAGTTGGCGCTGCAGTTCCATGTTCAGAACGTTGCCAATGATGTCCGTAAAGTGATTCATGACATACTGATTAAGTACCTGAAGCACAGATTCACGAAGCTCTCGGTTTTGACTGTCACTGAAAGACGAATTCGTTTAGATTGTGGCATGTTTTGTTGTGTAACTTTTGCAATATCTTACCGCGCCGCCAAGAATTCCGTCAGTTTCTTCTTATGCTCGTTTTCGTATCGCTTGAGGTACTGCTCCATTAGCTTGGACAGTTGCATCTCAATTTTATATGCTAGCTGACTAAGATTTTTAGGCTCCAATGAAGTGTCTTGTTTGCTATGCAAGGACACCGCCGCTTCCTGCTGTTTTTGTAGCTTGGTGACTTCGTTCTccaatttgttaatttgtttggATTGAGCCTTTACTAgatctacaaaaaaataagttgaaaattattattatttgaagtATGTTTTAATGTTAATATTACTTATTCTTTGAATGATAAAATGTCTGATTTAAGATCGCAATAACTCACCTATGAGTAGTTCCATTTTGGCATTGAGCTCTCCAGTTCCACTTGAACCATCGCACGCTCCGCCCGcattattgctgctgctggtgttaCTGGTGTTTAGAGTGGTGGccgtgttgttgttgctgttgctgcccaCACTAGTGTTATTGTTGTGGCCTCCACCCAGCGTAGGCGGCACATTGCCATTGTTGGTGTTCTGCACGGCCTGGGACATGATCTGAGCCGCATTCTGGAGCTCAGCAGAGTGGGATGACAGCTTGACGATGGGCCATGTTCCGTCAACTGCTTCTGGCAGCGGCGATGAATTTGCCAGCTCTTCttcctcatcgtcatcatcgtcgtctAGATTCTCTAGCTCTGCTTCGTAGGCGTCGGCATCATCTTGTGTTGCCATTATCTCCTGCACCTCTCGACTCGGACTCGAACTGCCGCTGGCCAAGTTCTCAGCCACATTGCGCTCCGGATTGCGATCAATTGCAATGAACTTCTTGCGAGCGTCAAGCTTTTCCTTGAGCTTTTGTTGCTCTCGGTCCTCGATTAGGGTGTTGTTCATTAGGTTGAGGAGAACTTCCGCATTGGGGTTTTCGGAAGTCTTGGACGTTACCGTAGCCAGCATGCGTATGGTTTGCAGGACCGCTGAATCAATGGATCTATCCTGTCCGCTGCTGGCTGTACAGCTATCAGTGCCTATGGAAGTCGTGGTGCTAGTAGATACAAAgacagctgctgctgatgcagtTCCGCTGGCACTAAAGGCATCTGGAGTCATGAGATTAACCTGTTGCGGATATGCGGTGCTTAGTTGCGGGGACTCTGACTTGGCCGCCTCATTAGTGGCGTCCTGCAGGATGGCTGAAGGGGCTGCTGCCGCGGCTGCCGCCACGGCCACTATGGCAGATGAGCTGCCGGTTGAAGCTCTCTTAGCGGATTTCGCAAACAATGCATCCAGCTGTACAGCACCCACATTTCCGCTGTTGGGGGATTCCGGCTCCTCTTTGATTAGTAGATTGTCTTCCGGCGTCTGAGATCGCTTGCTGCTCAGGCTGCTCCGCTCCGGTTTTTCAGCCACGCATGGCTGGTAGATTATTTGACATTCCTGCAGGCTCTTTGCCTGCACCACAAACATGTGCAGCACAAGGGCACTGGTGGAATTGGAATCGTCATCGAAGTCATCGGGCTCCTCAATAGGATAGTAGCTCTCGATAGAGTTCTTCACACGACGCATACTAGCGTTTACAATAGAAAACGAGAGAATTCCCGAGCTCAGCTTGAATTCGGCCACATTCTGAATGCGTTTGGAAGAGTCGCATGCCTCTTCTTCGCTATCGCTACCTCTTTCCTCGGAGTCTTCGGTGCCAGTACTGCCAATCTGCATTACATAGACGGCCAGAGAGTCCAGGCAGGATAGCACCAAATAGTTCGCACTGCGATCAATGCCCGCGATAAAGTTTCTGGGCTGAACAGACGACGGACTACTTGACACCACGTTGATGGTTTGGAGGCATTCCCACAGCGAGCAGTTCCAGAGTTTTATTTCGGTATTGGCATCGCTCGTAGTGATCACGTGCTGCCAGTAGGAACTAAAAGGGGAAAGTTAGGTTAATCGAAATATTGATCACAGATTATTATAtccaattataaaataatatgtacTTACTCTTCAACAGGCTTGTTGATATTGTCGAGAAAAAAGAGTGAGCAGACCTTCTTGCCATCATGTGGCTTCCACTCGTGCAGGCAACGATGGTTGCGCACATCGAACAAATAAATTTGGTAGAAGCGAACCAAGCCATCGGCGCAGGCAGCAGCCACAGTGGTGCCATCCGGGGACAAAGCAGCGCACGTGATCAACGAGTCCTCCTCTATCTTCAGATATCCAGATTCTAAGGCCGCTGGTTGGATCTTGCCTCGCTGTTAAGGTAAAAACCATTAATGATATGAATGACACAGAACATAAACAGAAACAAACCCCGTGCTCAGAGACAATCATCTTCACTTGAAAGCATTGAAATTGAGAGCTCCGCGACCAAATAAGGAGCTGATtttcatcgtca
Proteins encoded:
- the LOC120457185 gene encoding enhancer of mRNA-decapping protein 4 homolog → MLIALFALAHLPIFRKTSSSASSSPPPSVHRSPRCGKASSAYHTPSVDARIRISAPDIHTASGMSNSTDQDKPIAANGNAAEPQEVEVIHFQAQEKQCCRVIRSNKTKVLTSGGVHTRGSSKVKLKNIVDYKWERKYYYPGHLVAVHRDGKHLAYAINVNNKATGMEGMVRVCNIATSVRALIKGMSGEVLDLQFAHTDRERILAVIDVSSLFVYKVDQIEGNLLCNLVLKVEDPIANYVPEYDMVSWCPYVCSSSATVPINDDDDENQLLIWSRSSQFQCFQVKMIVSEHGRGKIQPAALESGYLKIEEDSLITCAALSPDGTTVAAACADGLVRFYQIYLFDVRNHRCLHEWKPHDGKKVCSLFFLDNINKPVEDSYWQHVITTSDANTEIKLWNCSLWECLQTINVVSSSPSSVQPRNFIAGIDRSANYLVLSCLDSLAVYVMQIGSTGTEDSEERGSDSEEEACDSSKRIQNVAEFKLSSGILSFSIVNASMRRVKNSIESYYPIEEPDDFDDDSNSTSALVLHMFVVQAKSLQECQIIYQPCVAEKPERSSLSSKRSQTPEDNLLIKEEPESPNSGNVGAVQLDALFAKSAKRASTGSSSAIVAVAAAAAAAPSAILQDATNEAAKSESPQLSTAYPQQVNLMTPDAFSASGTASAAAVFVSTSTTTSIGTDSCTASSGQDRSIDSAVLQTIRMLATVTSKTSENPNAEVLLNLMNNTLIEDREQQKLKEKLDARKKFIAIDRNPERNVAENLASGSSSPSREVQEIMATQDDADAYEAELENLDDDDDDEEEELANSSPLPEAVDGTWPIVKLSSHSAELQNAAQIMSQAVQNTNNGNVPPTLGGGHNNNTSVGSNSNNNTATTLNTSNTSSSNNAGGACDGSSGTGELNAKMELLIDLVKAQSKQINKLENEVTKLQKQQEAAVSLHSKQDTSLEPKNLSQLAYKIEMQLSKLMEQYLKRYENEHKKKLTEFLAARDSQNRELRESVLQVLNQYVMNHFTDIIGNVLNMELQRQLLPRVNAKMDQLQAQMQVEIVQKLSVFDKTVKENIAQVCKSKQFLDTFGKSVLIGVQTSLQTAFIESMSSTLIPAYEKSSQNMFKQLHDAFSVGIKDFMVQFNTYLQHMPQPQAGGGNTEEINNKLSMLKQLVESSLHKHRTELTDAMLETQREVKSLEILLARQVQETIRAELRKHMEAQNMAMRSQAATPAPPYDLRDSIKQLLLAGQINKAFHQALLANDLGLVEFTLRHTDSNQAFAPEGCRLEQKVLLSLIQQISADMTNHNELKQRYLNEALLAINMADPITREHAPKVLTELYRNCQQFIKNSPKNSQFSNVRLLMKAIITYRDQLK